The sequence GAGCCACGCGGTCGACGGTCCCCGTCTCACGGCCGACCTGCAGGCCGTTGGCGCTCGCGTCGATGTCGGCGTAGTCGTTGGTGCGAAGCCGGTCGTCGAGTCGGGCGACGAGTTCGCTGCGGTCCATACGTCGTCTCCGGTCGCGAGGGGTTTGTAGCCTAGGGCTCGCCGTCGGCGTGCGCGAACACGAGATCACGGAGGAGTTTCCCGCCGAGCGTCGCCGCCTGCCCGTCGTCGCGGTCGTTCACCTCGACGACATCGCCGCCGTCGGCGAGGGGGGCGACCGCGCGGACGACCGAGCGCATCTCGCGGGCCGAGAGCCCGCCGGGTTCCATCGTTCCCGTGCCGGGCGCGGCGGCGGGGTCGGCGGCGTCGATGTCGACGCTCAGATACGTAGTGGCGCTCGCGGGGTCGACGGCGTCGGTCACGGCGTCGCGGACGGCGGCGACGCCCTGTGCAGTCACCGTCTCCGGGGAGATGACGGTCACGTCGTCGTCGGCCGCCCGGTCCCATTCCGTCTCGCTACCGGCACGGGCACCGACGACGATGGCGTGGTCGGCCGTTTCGAGCGCGTGCCGGGTCACGCAGGCGTGGCTCCATGGATTGCCGTCGAAGTCGGCCCGGAGATCGAGGTGGGCGTCGAGACAGACGAAGAGATCCGGATCGACCGCCCGGACGCCGGCGATGGAGACGGTGTGTTCGCCGCCGAGCAGGAGGGGGACGGCGCCGTCCGTGACGATATCACGGAGTGTTCCGGCGAGGTAGTCGACGTACTCCGCGGCGTCGTCCCACGCGTGGATGTCGCCGTGGTCGTGCACGGAGAGGCCGGAGAAGTGATGGCCGGTTCGGTGATCGTAATCCTCGAACGAGGCGGCGAACTTCCGGATCCGATCGGGCCCGAACCGGGTTCCTGGCTGGAAGGTCGTCGAGATGCCGAGCGGTGCGCCCACGACGACGTAGTCGGCCGCGTCGCGGCCGGCGGACGCACCGGGGAACATCTACACGATCTTCCGCTGGCCTTCGTACTCCAGGTACTCGATCTCGTCGTCGGGCGACAGGTCCTCGTCTTCCGGAATGCGCATCGTGAACGTCTCGTAGGTGTCGAGGTCCATGATCTGGGCGTCGTCACCGGAGACGGAGACGACCTGGCCGCCCTTCCGTTCGATTATCGGCACCCACACCTTCGCGTCGACCGGCTGGCTGAGCGAGCGCTTCTTGCCGTCGAAGACGCCCTGTCCTTCGATTCGTGCCTTGGCACTGCCGTGTTTCCCGGGCTTTGCAGTGCTGTACGACTTGATTTCACACGAGGCGCTGTCCATCATCACGTAGCTTCCCTCTTGCAGTTCACGCACCTGCTTTTGCTCTTTAGCCATATCCAGCGATAACGGAAGCCGGTGTATAAACGGTTTGGAAACCCGCTATCGGCCCGTTCATACGGTTTATTGTCAGTCAGTACCGGTGGGTCGCCGGACGCCCCGGCGAACCGACAGTAATACTGCCGGCTGGAAGTCAATCAAGATATCCGCCATCCCGCGATGACGGATATCCCGAGACAGTTACAATAATCCGTATCACTTCTCGCGTCGCCGCCGCATCTCCTGGCGGGTGAACTGTGGCCGCGCCGTGACCCCGCGCCGTTCCCGGAGCGAACGATAGAGCAAGACGGCGACGGGGACGGTGATCACGCCGGCGACGATGGCCGCCTCGGGCGTCTCGTTGAACGCGTAGAGCAGGGATGTCGAGAGCACGCCGACGGCGACGAGGATGCTGTAGGCGATGCGCTTGGCGAGGCGGTCGAGCACGTCGTGTTCGTCGTCGAGTTGCACCTGCACCGTGAGGTCGTCGCGCTTGACCCGGTCGAGCACGTCGTCGAGTTTCGGCGGGACGGTCACCAGCGACCGCGCGGTATCCTCTAGCTGGTCGCCGGCCGATTCGACGGCCTGTCGCACGCCCTCCTCGCGATACCCCTGCTCGGTGAGGTAGTCGGTGGCGACGGCGATGAAATCGAAGTCGGGGTCGAGCGTGACACAGACGCCTTCGACCACCGTCGCCACCCGGAGGATGAGCGCGAAGTTCCGCGGGAGCCGCAGCGGGAAGTCGTAGATGGTGTCCTCGACCTGCTGGATGACCTGCTGGACGCGGTACTGCTCCAAGTTCTCGCCGCGGACGTCGGCGATGGCGAGTTCCATCACGTTGCCCATCACCTCGCGGTCGGCTTCGGGGCTGAGCGTCCCCATCTCGATCATCGCGTCGAGGATGCCGTCGATGTCCTGGTTGGCAACGGCGACGTAGAAGTCGACGATTTTCTCCTGGAAGTAGGCGTCGACGCGCCCGCTCATGCCGAAGTCATAGAAGATGATGGCGCCGTCGTCGTCGACCGCCAGATTCCCGGGGTGGGGGTCGGCGTGGAAGACACCGTCTTCGATGATCATCTGGAGGTAGACGCGCTGCAGGCTCTCGGCGAGGGCGGTGCGGTCGTGTCCCCGTTCGTCGAGCGTGTCGATGTCGTTGATCTTGACGCCCTCGATGTACTCCATGACGAGGACGCGCTCGCCGGAGAGGTCGTTGACGGCCGACGGGATCCGAATCCGATCGTTATCTTGGAAGTTTCCCCGAATCTCGTCGAGCATCCGTCGTTCGCGGTCGTAGTTCATCTCCTGTCGGATCGTGGTGTCGAACTCGTCGGCGAGATTCGAGAGGGAGAACCGTCGCGACTCGTCGATGAACCGCAGGAGGATGGGAAGGAGCCACTGGACCGCCCGCAGGTCGGCCTCGACGAGGGCCTCGACGCCCGGACGCCGCACCTTGATCGCGACGGTGTCGCCCTCGTAGGTGGCGCGATACACCTGCCCGAGACTGGCGCCGCTGATGGCGTCCCGTTCGAAGTCGTCGAACACCTCGTCGACGGGACCGACTTCGTCTTCGATGATGGGCCGTGTCTCCGCCCACTCGGCGGGCGGGACGTCGTCCTGGAGCGAGGTGAGCACGTCGATGTACGCCGGCGGGAGGACATCGGGGCGGGTCGACAGCAGTTGACCGAGTTTGATGAACGTCGGCCCGAGGGTGAGCAGCGAGTCGAGGAGGCGGTCGGCTCGCTCTCGCTGTGTCGCGGGGTCGACGCTCCGTGGGCCGCCGAACAGGAGGAAGCGCCGCCGATCGCGGGCGTAGGCGACGAGGAGGGGGAGAAACTGGTGGACGACTCGGACGAACCGCCAGTAGGCGCGGAGATTGACCAGCGTGACCACCCGGGCTTACGCGTCCTCGATGGGGATGGATTGCTCCGGCGCGGCCTCGTGTTTGGGGAGGCGGAGTTCGAGAACGCCCCGTTCGACCGACCCCTCGGCGCCCGCCCCCGTCGCATCCGGCGGCAGGGGGAGTTCGGCGTCGAGAAAGAGGGAGCGATCCTCCCGAACGTAGTCGAATCCTTCGGGCAGCGTCTTCTCGCGGCGTGCCTCGATGTGGAGGCGGCCGCGTTCGACACGCACGTCGACGGTTTCGGCGGTCGCGCCCGGCAGGTCGAGGACGAGCAGGTAGGCGTCGTCGCTTTCGAGCAGGTCCGCAAACACGGCCTCGGGGAGTTCTCGAAGCGCGTCCCGAAGTGCTGACATGCCCCCGCATAGGGAGTGGGTGGCGAAAAAGGCCGTGGTGTGGGTGGTGGCGACCGCGGCCGAATAACTAAGTCGGTCGCCCGTCCAGTGCCCACGTCTAGCCGGCACTGCTCCAATGCTCTCGCTCGTTCCCGCCGCCGTCGGCGTCGCCCTCATGCTCACGCTTGCGGCCGGCGCGTACGCCGCCTCGCGGACCGACGGCCTCGACTACCGGACGGCCGTCCTCGCTGCGGCCGTGGCGGTGGCCGTCGGCGGCGCCGCCGTGACCGCGGTGTCAGTCGCTCCCGCGGGCGAACCCGCGGCCGCTGACGGCTCCGAACCGAGGGTCACCACGACACCGGCGCCGGGGACCGCGACGCCGACTGCGATCCCCACTCCGACCGACACCCCGCGTTCTCCCTCCACCGCGTCGACCGTCGTCAGCGTCGCCGCGGGCGACAGACTCACGTACCGAACGGCGTCGGGCGCGAAACGAACGGTGCGGCTCGCGGGGGTCGATGCACCCGGCGTCGAGGGCGCGTCACCCCGGCAGTTCGACGGCGTGCTGACGGGAAGCCGTGGCCGCGCGTGTCTCGCTGATCAGGGCCGGCGGTCGGTGCGTGCCCTCCGTGGTCGCCTCCTCGACGAGACGGTGACCGTCCGTGTGGTCGACGAGCGCGGAACGCCGACGGCCGTGGTGACACACGACAGCCGGTCGATCAACCGCCATCTCGTGGCCAGAGGATACGTCCGGGCCACCGACGGGCGCTACGACGACGCCGAACGCGCCGCCCGGAGCGCCACCCTCGGCGTCTGGTCGTGCACGCTCGTCGAACCCGACCGCCCGATTCGGGCCGACGCCAGCACGGGCCTGCGCATCGCCGCTGTCCACCCCAACCCGCCCGGCGACGACGCCGCGGCCCTGAACGAGGAGTACGTCGTCATCGAGAACACCGGTCGAACGACCGTCGACCTCTCCAACTGGTGGCTCACGGTCGGTGACACGGTGGTCCTCCTCGACGGCCCGGCACTCCATCCCGGCACGAACCTCGTCGTTCACGTCGGGACGGGACGGGACACCGACGGCCACCTGTATTTGGGCGCCACGAGGCCCCTCCTCGGAAACGCTCATGGAACGTTGAAACTCTCCGATGGTGACTCCAACCGGTCAGTCAGGCTGACGTACTGACTAAAATCGGCTGGTACCGAAGTTCTGACTGAACCACTGTCGAATAAAACAAGAAGAAAGTTTAACCTTGTTTCAGTTTTGTTCAGCCAATCGTCATCGTTATCATCGGCCACCTGCAGGTGCCTCCAATGAGGCGGATTACGATTCTTGGCGTCGTCGTCCTGTTGTTGCTCGCGCCGATCGTTCCCGCGGTCGGGTCGAGCGTCGTGACGGGGAACCCGCAGTTGAGTCACAGCGTGGCCGACAACACGTTCCAGGCCAATCAGGACGCGACGCTCACCGTCGTCACGACCAACGACGGCAACATCGAGGACGGGGGTATCGGCCGGTTCGAAGACCAGGTCCAGAGCGCACGGAGCGTGCAGATGCGGGTCGTCGAGTCCCAGGTCGAGGGTCCGATCGATGTCAAGACGGGGACGGTGACGACCGGAAGCATCGGTCCCGGTGGCGCCGCCCGGTTCGACTTCGATCTGGAGATCGGGAGCGCCGACCCCGGCACCTACACCGTTCCCGTCCGCGTCACCTACCGCCACGCTCGGGCGGTCATCTATGACGAGACGAGCAGTGGCCCCGCCAACATCGAGTACGTCTGGCTCGACGAGGAGCGGACCGTCGACCTGCAGATCCGGATCGAGGAGCAGGCGTCGTTCGATATCGTCTCCGAGGGCTCGAACGAACTGCTCGCTGGCGACACCGGGTCGCTCGACTTCACGATCGAGAACACGGGCACGCGGACCGCGTCGAACGCGACCGTGAACCTCCAGTCTCAGGCGTCGGGGCTCTTCTTCGGGAGCGCGTCGGCGCCAGCGGCCGAGACGAGCGTGTTCGTTCGGTCGCTGGCCCCCGGTGAGACGCGCCGCGTCTCGGTACAGGTCGGCGCCGACACGGACCTCTCGCCCGGCGAGTATCCGATCGATACCGTCGTCAGCTACCGCGATCAGAACGACATCACCCGTCGATCGGAGACGCTCACGACCGGCGTGAACGTGCGCCCCGAGCGCTCCTTCGCCCTCGAGGATCTCTCCACGTCGATGTTCCGTGTCGACGAGTCGGAGGCCACACTCTCGGGGCGCATCGTTAACACCGGGCCGGCGCCCGCGCGGAACGTCGTCGTCCGGCTGCAGAACGGTGGCATCGTCACGCCGACGAACGGCGAGTCGGCGGTCGGAACGCTCGACCCCGGCGAGTCGGCCCTCGTCTCCTTCACCGCCGCCATCCCCGGTGAGGCCGACCCCGGCACCAACTCGCTCTCGTTCGGCGTGGAGTACGAGAACGCCCAAGGAAAGGTACGGACGGCCTCGGAACCCATCCGAAAGACGGTGGAGATCGGTCCCTCGCAGGACCGCTTTGCCGTGTCGAACGTCTCGACGACGGTGACGCCGGGCGGGACGGCCCGCCTCACCGTCGACGTTCGGTACGTCGGCGAGGAGCCGATCACGGCGGTTAACGCCCGCCTGTTCACCAGCGATCCGCTGTCGACGTCCGACGACGGCGCGCATCTCGGCGCGATGGATCCGGGCGAGACGGCGACCGCCACGTTCCGTATCAGCGCCACGAGCGATGCGCTTCCCAAGGCGTACGGCGCCTCGATCGAAGCCCGCTACGACGAGGCCGACGGTGACACCGCGTTCACCGATGGGATGCCGATCGGCGTGGCTGTGGACGAACCGTCCGGCGGTCCGCCGGTGCTCCCCATCGCCATCGCCGTGATCGTCCTTCTGGTGATCGGCGCCACTGTGTGGTATCGACGACGATGACCGGACGCTCGACGGTCGCCGGACGCTGCCGTCGACACGCGGAGAGTGACTAACGTGCATACGCTTCGAACGCTGTTTCGGACGATCGGTCACGAGATCCAGGCGCATCCAGTCGCGACGCTGCTGATCGCGGCCGTGTTACTGTTCACCGCCTTCGGTGGGGCCGCACAGATCACGAGCGTCACCGGCGACGCGGCGTTCACCGGCGAGAATCCCACGCTGGAGACGTTCGACGACGCGTTCGACCGCGGTTCGATTTCGGTGATGGTCCGCGGAGAGACCACCGATCCTGCGACGCTCAGCGCGATCGCCCGGTTCGACGACCGCATGTCGTCCGTCGAGGACGTCGCGTACGTCTCGAGTCCCGCCGACCGCGTCAGGGCGGAGTACGGCCGGATCCCCGACTCACAGGAGAAGATCGAGCGCGTCATCGGCACCCCGGACACCGTCTTCGTGCAGGTAGTGTTCGACCCCGGCCTCTCACAGGCGGAGACGCGGCCCATCTACACGGAAGCGCTGAACGCCGAAGAGTGGGCGCGCTTCCCGGTCGGCGTGGACGTGATCATCACGGGGTCGGCGGCGTTCTCCGCCCAGTTGTCGGAGCTGATCGGGCAGAGCACCAACCAGTTACTCGGCCTCGCCGTGGGGCTGATGATCGTCGCGCTCTTTTTCCTCTTTCGGGGGGTGCGGCTGCGTCTGCTCCCGATCGTCGCGGTGTTTACCGGCGTTCTCTACACGTTCGGTGCGATCGGCTACGCTGGGGTGCCGAACTCGACGCTGACGAGTTCGGTCTTCCCCATCCTGATCGGCCTCGGCATCGACTACTCCGTCCAGTTCCACGAGCGATACGAGGAGGAACTGGAGCGTCACGAGCCACGTGAAGCGCTGCCGAGAGCGCTGTCGGGCATCGGGCCGCCGGTGTTCATCGCCATGCTCGCCGCCGCCCTCGGCTTCGGGGCGACGTGGGTGTCGACGCTCGGGACGCCCGCGTTCGTCTGGTTCGCCCAGACGTCCATCTTCGGCGTGTTGCTCACCTTCCTCGCAGGGGTGCTGGTCTTACTCCCGATACTGACGCTGTACGCGCGGTATCGGGGGCCGGACGATGCGGACGAGAGCGACAGCCAGCAGTCGGACACGGACGAGACCGAGTCGGCGGACGGTCCCCGTGTGGACCCCGCCGAGCGGGAAGTCACCGATCCGACCGACTCCGAACGGGTCGGCGTCGTTGGCCGGACGCTCGGGCGGATGTCGCGGACGCTCGCGGCCAACCCCGGGATCGTGTTACTCGTCGCCCTGCTGTTGATGGGCGCCGGATTTCAGGCCGGACAGGGGCTGGATACGCTCGCCGACACCGAGGGGTTCGTCCCACAGGATCTGCCGGCGTACGTCGATCTCCAGCAGTTCCGCGCCCAGACCGGCGGCGGCGCGGCCGTCCAGTACGATGTCCTCGTCACCGGGAGTGATCTCACCAATCCCGCGGTGTTGCACTGGATGGAGCAGTTCGAGCAGGTGGCCGTCGGTGCGCCACTGATTCAGGGGGTGGACTCGCCCGCGACGCTCGTCGCCGAGCACAACGGCGGCGAGATACCCGAGACGCAGACGGGGGTCGAGCGCGTCCTCGCCGACGTGCCCGCACAGGAGCGCGCCAACTACTACAACGACGGTGTTGCCCACATTACCGTCATCGGCGCCCAGGACATGACGACCGGCGAGACGCTGTCGTTCATCTCGAACGTCAACGACGCCATCGCGTTCAGCAACCCGCCGCCGGGCGTCGACCCGACCCTCACCGGAACGGCGGCCATCACGCCTCCGTCGATCGTCGACCAGATCGAGAGCCGGAACGTGACGACGGGGCTCGGCGTCCTGTTCGTCTTCGGCCTGCTGTTGCTGTACTACCGGAACCTCGTGAAAGCCGTCGCGCCGCTGGTGCCGATGCTCTTCGTCATCGGCTGGCAGAACCTCTATATGGCGGCGCTCGACATCCCCGTCTCGCCGCTCGGCGCCTCGCTCGGCGCCATGACCGTCGGTATCGGCGCCGAATACACCATCATCGTGATGGAGCGATACTACGAGGAGAAAGCCCGGCCGGGCTCGAGCAAACTCGACGCCGTGGAGACGGCCGCCACCCGCGTCGGCAAGGCCATCTCCGTCTCGGGAATGACCACCGTCTTCGGCTTCTCGGCGCTCACGCTCTCGCCGTTCCCCATCCTCGGCGACTTCGGCTACCTGACCGTCGGCGTCATCTTCCTGACGCTGGTGGCCGCGCTGGCGACGCTGCCGCCGACGCTGATCCTCCTCGACACGACCGCCGAGCGCCTCCGATCACTGTTCGAGCGCTCGCGTGGGGGCGACGTGACGGCGCGGTGATGGGAACGACTAACTGACCCCGGGTCCAGACGGCAACTATGCCCACTGCACCCGCCGACTCGGCGTACGGAACCGCCCTCGTACCCACGGTCACCCCCTTTTCGAACGGCTCGGTCGATGTCGAGGCGGTCGCCGACCTCTGTGAGTTCGTGCTGGCGAACGGCGCCGACGGTCTCGTCCCCTGTGGAACCACCGGCGAGTTCGCGAGTCTCACTGAGGAAGAGTACGAGACGGTCGTCGCGGCGAGCGTCGACGCCGCCGACGGCGCGCCCGTCCTCCCCGGCGCCGCGGCGACGAGCGTCGCCGACACGCTCGACCGGATCGACATCGCGGCCGACTGCGGCGCCGACGCCGTGCTGATCGTCCTGCCGTACTTCCACGGCCAGAACGCCCCGGGCGGCAACGAGCGGTTCGTCCGCGCGGTGCTCGCCGAAACGTCGCTGCCGATCATCCTCTACAACATCCCCTCGTGTGTCGGGCAGTCCATCGACGCCGATCTGGTGGAAGCCGTCGCGGACCATCCCGACCTCGTCGGCATGAAAGACACCAGCGGCGATCTGACCCACCTCCTCGACATCATCCACCGGACGGACGACGACTTCCACCTGTTCCAGGGGTACGACAGCCAGCTCGTCCCCGCGATGTCGATGGGGGCGACCGGCGGCATCAACGCGCTGACCAACGTCTTCCCCGGCGTCGTCTCGGACGCAATCGATTCGGCGACGGGTGACGCGGACGACTTCGCCCACGCTCGTGATCTCCAGTTGGACCACCTCGGTCCCTTCTTCGGCGAGTGTCTGGAGTACGGGTTCGCTCCCGCGACCAAGACCGCGCTGGTCGCTCGCGGCGTGATCGACGACGACACGGTGCGACCGCCCTTGGTCCAACTCGGCGACGACGCGACGGCGTCCGTGTGCACGGCCGTCGACCGCGTCGTCGACGCCGTCGGGGAGTAGCCGCCACGAAACTTATCTCTCGGCGGCGATAACGGACTTCCGTGAGCCAGACGACGATCCGGATCGACCCGCACGTTCACTCGGACGCCTCCTACGACGGCCACGACCCCGTGGAGCTCCTGCTGGAGCAGGCGGCCGAGATCGGTCTCGACGGCGTCGTCATCACGGATCACGACGTGATCCACGAATCGGTTCGGGCGGCGGAACTCGCCCCCGAGTACGGCCTGCTCGGCATCCCCGGCGTCGAGGTGTCGACGGCCGTCGGCCACCTGCTGGCCATCGGCGTCCGGGAGATGCCACCCCGCCGCGCGCCGCTCGACGCGACGGTTGAGTGGGTGCGCGACCACGGCGGCCTCGCGGTCGTTCCCCACCCGTTCCAGCGGAGTCGCCACGGTGTCCCTCGCCGCCATCTCGCCGACTGCGACGCGATCGAGGTGTTCAACTCGTGGCTGTTCACCGGCTTTCGCAACCGGCGGGCGCGGCGCTTCGCCGCCGAGCACGACTACCCTGCTCTCGCCGCCAGCGACGCCCACTCCGTGCCCCACGTCGGGCGGGCGTATACGGAACTCGTCATGCCGGACGCCGACCGATCGGCGCTCGACGGCGAGGCGGTGCTCGACGCTGTCCGGAGTGGCGCGACGCGGATGCGCGGTCGACGCCAGCCGATCCCCGCGTCGGCCCGCCACTACGCGGTCGGTTCGATGCGAAAGAGCGGCTACTACGCCAAACTGGGGGCGCTCAAGGGGCACGCGGCGGCCAAAACCGGTGTCGTGCAGGGCGCTCGGCTGCTGTCCGACATCTCGTCGCGGTGACCGCCGGGGGACTGCCCGTTCGCTCAGTCCCTCCCCGCATCCACCACGTGCGAGGTCTCGGCGTACAGATTCGCTCGCTCGACGTACCGTTCTCCGGCGTCGGCCCACCCCGAGTCGGGCACCTCCTTGACCGGCTCGGCGGGCGTCCCCGCCACCAGCGTCTCGGGTGGAACCTCCGTCCCTTCGGTGACGACGCTCCCGGCGGCGACGATGGCCCGCTCTCCGACGGTGACGTCGTTGAGGACGACGGCGCCCATCCCCACGAGCGCTCGCTCCTCGACCGTCGCGCCGTGGACGATGGCCGCGTGGCCGACGGTGGCGTAGGGGCCGACGACGGCGTCCTCGTGACAGACCGCGTTGTCCTGGATGTTTCCGCCCTCCCGAACGACGATCGGATCGTCGCCGCGGAGCGTGGCGTTCGGCCACACCGAGGCGTCGCGCTCGAGGGTGACGTCGCCGACGACGACGGCCGCGTCGTCGACGTAGGCCTCCTCGTGAACGGTCGGTTCGACGCCATCGACGGCTCTGAGCACCATACCGCGTCGTCGGCCGCCGTGGTATAAAGAACACCGACCGCCGCGGGCGCGCGACGACACGCCCTTAAGGCTCACCCGCCTGTGGTCGGCATGAACGAGACCATCGATGTCGTCTGGGGGGACGGCGAGGCGGGCACGCCGCTGAGCGCCTTCGACGCGGCGCTCGCGGATGCGGGCATCCACAACTACAACCTCGTCACTTACTCGTCGATGATCCCGCCGGGCCGTCGCGTCGTCGAAGCGGAGCGTCT comes from Haloplanus sp. XH21 and encodes:
- a CDS encoding arginase family protein, producing the protein MFPGASAGRDAADYVVVGAPLGISTTFQPGTRFGPDRIRKFAASFEDYDHRTGHHFSGLSVHDHGDIHAWDDAAEYVDYLAGTLRDIVTDGAVPLLLGGEHTVSIAGVRAVDPDLFVCLDAHLDLRADFDGNPWSHACVTRHALETADHAIVVGARAGSETEWDRAADDDVTVISPETVTAQGVAAVRDAVTDAVDPASATTYLSVDIDAADPAAAPGTGTMEPGGLSAREMRSVVRAVAPLADGGDVVEVNDRDDGQAATLGGKLLRDLVFAHADGEP
- a CDS encoding translation initiation factor IF-5A, which codes for MAKEQKQVRELQEGSYVMMDSASCEIKSYSTAKPGKHGSAKARIEGQGVFDGKKRSLSQPVDAKVWVPIIERKGGQVVSVSGDDAQIMDLDTYETFTMRIPEDEDLSPDDEIEYLEYEGQRKIV
- a CDS encoding ABC1 kinase family protein, with translation MVTLVNLRAYWRFVRVVHQFLPLLVAYARDRRRFLLFGGPRSVDPATQRERADRLLDSLLTLGPTFIKLGQLLSTRPDVLPPAYIDVLTSLQDDVPPAEWAETRPIIEDEVGPVDEVFDDFERDAISGASLGQVYRATYEGDTVAIKVRRPGVEALVEADLRAVQWLLPILLRFIDESRRFSLSNLADEFDTTIRQEMNYDRERRMLDEIRGNFQDNDRIRIPSAVNDLSGERVLVMEYIEGVKINDIDTLDERGHDRTALAESLQRVYLQMIIEDGVFHADPHPGNLAVDDDGAIIFYDFGMSGRVDAYFQEKIVDFYVAVANQDIDGILDAMIEMGTLSPEADREVMGNVMELAIADVRGENLEQYRVQQVIQQVEDTIYDFPLRLPRNFALILRVATVVEGVCVTLDPDFDFIAVATDYLTEQGYREEGVRQAVESAGDQLEDTARSLVTVPPKLDDVLDRVKRDDLTVQVQLDDEHDVLDRLAKRIAYSILVAVGVLSTSLLYAFNETPEAAIVAGVITVPVAVLLYRSLRERRGVTARPQFTRQEMRRRREK
- a CDS encoding Hsp20/alpha crystallin family protein, encoding MSALRDALRELPEAVFADLLESDDAYLLVLDLPGATAETVDVRVERGRLHIEARREKTLPEGFDYVREDRSLFLDAELPLPPDATGAGAEGSVERGVLELRLPKHEAAPEQSIPIEDA
- a CDS encoding lamin tail domain-containing protein → MLSLVPAAVGVALMLTLAAGAYAASRTDGLDYRTAVLAAAVAVAVGGAAVTAVSVAPAGEPAAADGSEPRVTTTPAPGTATPTAIPTPTDTPRSPSTASTVVSVAAGDRLTYRTASGAKRTVRLAGVDAPGVEGASPRQFDGVLTGSRGRACLADQGRRSVRALRGRLLDETVTVRVVDERGTPTAVVTHDSRSINRHLVARGYVRATDGRYDDAERAARSATLGVWSCTLVEPDRPIRADASTGLRIAAVHPNPPGDDAAALNEEYVVIENTGRTTVDLSNWWLTVGDTVVLLDGPALHPGTNLVVHVGTGRDTDGHLYLGATRPLLGNAHGTLKLSDGDSNRSVRLTY
- a CDS encoding COG1361 S-layer family protein, which gives rise to MRRITILGVVVLLLLAPIVPAVGSSVVTGNPQLSHSVADNTFQANQDATLTVVTTNDGNIEDGGIGRFEDQVQSARSVQMRVVESQVEGPIDVKTGTVTTGSIGPGGAARFDFDLEIGSADPGTYTVPVRVTYRHARAVIYDETSSGPANIEYVWLDEERTVDLQIRIEEQASFDIVSEGSNELLAGDTGSLDFTIENTGTRTASNATVNLQSQASGLFFGSASAPAAETSVFVRSLAPGETRRVSVQVGADTDLSPGEYPIDTVVSYRDQNDITRRSETLTTGVNVRPERSFALEDLSTSMFRVDESEATLSGRIVNTGPAPARNVVVRLQNGGIVTPTNGESAVGTLDPGESALVSFTAAIPGEADPGTNSLSFGVEYENAQGKVRTASEPIRKTVEIGPSQDRFAVSNVSTTVTPGGTARLTVDVRYVGEEPITAVNARLFTSDPLSTSDDGAHLGAMDPGETATATFRISATSDALPKAYGASIEARYDEADGDTAFTDGMPIGVAVDEPSGGPPVLPIAIAVIVLLVIGATVWYRRR
- a CDS encoding efflux RND transporter permease subunit, which gives rise to MHTLRTLFRTIGHEIQAHPVATLLIAAVLLFTAFGGAAQITSVTGDAAFTGENPTLETFDDAFDRGSISVMVRGETTDPATLSAIARFDDRMSSVEDVAYVSSPADRVRAEYGRIPDSQEKIERVIGTPDTVFVQVVFDPGLSQAETRPIYTEALNAEEWARFPVGVDVIITGSAAFSAQLSELIGQSTNQLLGLAVGLMIVALFFLFRGVRLRLLPIVAVFTGVLYTFGAIGYAGVPNSTLTSSVFPILIGLGIDYSVQFHERYEEELERHEPREALPRALSGIGPPVFIAMLAAALGFGATWVSTLGTPAFVWFAQTSIFGVLLTFLAGVLVLLPILTLYARYRGPDDADESDSQQSDTDETESADGPRVDPAEREVTDPTDSERVGVVGRTLGRMSRTLAANPGIVLLVALLLMGAGFQAGQGLDTLADTEGFVPQDLPAYVDLQQFRAQTGGGAAVQYDVLVTGSDLTNPAVLHWMEQFEQVAVGAPLIQGVDSPATLVAEHNGGEIPETQTGVERVLADVPAQERANYYNDGVAHITVIGAQDMTTGETLSFISNVNDAIAFSNPPPGVDPTLTGTAAITPPSIVDQIESRNVTTGLGVLFVFGLLLLYYRNLVKAVAPLVPMLFVIGWQNLYMAALDIPVSPLGASLGAMTVGIGAEYTIIVMERYYEEKARPGSSKLDAVETAATRVGKAISVSGMTTVFGFSALTLSPFPILGDFGYLTVGVIFLTLVAALATLPPTLILLDTTAERLRSLFERSRGGDVTAR
- a CDS encoding dihydrodipicolinate synthase family protein; the protein is MPTAPADSAYGTALVPTVTPFSNGSVDVEAVADLCEFVLANGADGLVPCGTTGEFASLTEEEYETVVAASVDAADGAPVLPGAAATSVADTLDRIDIAADCGADAVLIVLPYFHGQNAPGGNERFVRAVLAETSLPIILYNIPSCVGQSIDADLVEAVADHPDLVGMKDTSGDLTHLLDIIHRTDDDFHLFQGYDSQLVPAMSMGATGGINALTNVFPGVVSDAIDSATGDADDFAHARDLQLDHLGPFFGECLEYGFAPATKTALVARGVIDDDTVRPPLVQLGDDATASVCTAVDRVVDAVGE
- a CDS encoding CehA/McbA family metallohydrolase, which encodes MSQTTIRIDPHVHSDASYDGHDPVELLLEQAAEIGLDGVVITDHDVIHESVRAAELAPEYGLLGIPGVEVSTAVGHLLAIGVREMPPRRAPLDATVEWVRDHGGLAVVPHPFQRSRHGVPRRHLADCDAIEVFNSWLFTGFRNRRARRFAAEHDYPALAASDAHSVPHVGRAYTELVMPDADRSALDGEAVLDAVRSGATRMRGRRQPIPASARHYAVGSMRKSGYYAKLGALKGHAAAKTGVVQGARLLSDISSR
- a CDS encoding gamma carbonic anhydrase family protein; this translates as MVLRAVDGVEPTVHEEAYVDDAAVVVGDVTLERDASVWPNATLRGDDPIVVREGGNIQDNAVCHEDAVVGPYATVGHAAIVHGATVEERALVGMGAVVLNDVTVGERAIVAAGSVVTEGTEVPPETLVAGTPAEPVKEVPDSGWADAGERYVERANLYAETSHVVDAGRD